In one window of Methanosarcina vacuolata Z-761 DNA:
- a CDS encoding phosphate-starvation-inducible PsiE family protein, whose amino-acid sequence MDSIKLFKKVTDSISIIFLYILLLALIMGMVKTLLDIRLIIFESLESGFSHMVTSVLTVFIVIDLFKAFVDYQENDRIRLTDITDATIFIVLREIAVGLYSQEFGYEFILSLAALLFVLSIMRVLAIKYSPAKSRAPGADTTNVQSEGQTAKQSVSAILDKCKAASESN is encoded by the coding sequence ATGGATAGTATTAAACTATTTAAAAAGGTCACTGATAGTATCAGTATAATCTTTCTTTATATACTACTGCTGGCTTTAATTATGGGAATGGTAAAGACCTTGCTGGATATCCGTCTCATTATTTTTGAGTCTCTCGAAAGCGGATTCAGTCACATGGTAACAAGTGTATTGACGGTTTTTATTGTGATTGACCTTTTCAAAGCTTTTGTTGATTACCAGGAGAACGACAGGATCAGGCTTACGGATATCACAGATGCCACAATATTTATAGTCCTGCGTGAAATTGCAGTCGGACTCTATTCACAGGAATTCGGATATGAATTTATTTTAAGTCTGGCGGCTTTATTGTTTGTACTCAGTATAATGAGGGTGCTTGCTATCAAATATTCCCCCGCAAAATCCCGGGCTCCTGGAGCTGATACAACTAATGTACAGAGTGAAGGGCAAACTGCAAAACAGAGTGTTAGTGCCATCTTAGATAAATGCAAAGCTGCCTCTGAGAGCAATTAA
- a CDS encoding endonuclease III domain-containing protein, whose protein sequence is MKESAQNLNTEKKGLKPVIRKIYDCLLGSYGPQGWWPLTELRESGGTNPTKTGSIQGYHPADYTYPQTRNQQFEIICGALLTQNTSWIQVEKALLNLKDILSLKQTHSFSPEVILSLDPEVLKEAIRPAGYYNQKAVRLKNLAFWFLELEDRIPARKELLSLKGVGPETADSILLYAFKQPSFVVDAYTKRIVTNLGLVDEKAGYNEIKALFEENLLEDLAVYQEYHALLVEHAKRYYQKKSIWTNDEILKCIL, encoded by the coding sequence ATGAAAGAGAGTGCTCAAAATCTCAATACCGAAAAAAAAGGGCTGAAGCCTGTTATCAGGAAAATATACGATTGTCTCCTTGGCTCCTATGGCCCTCAGGGTTGGTGGCCTTTAACCGAACTTCGTGAATCCGGTGGGACAAATCCCACAAAAACCGGCTCTATCCAGGGGTATCACCCCGCAGATTACACCTATCCACAAACCAGAAACCAGCAGTTTGAGATTATCTGTGGAGCTCTGCTTACGCAGAACACGAGCTGGATACAGGTTGAAAAGGCTCTTCTGAACCTTAAAGATATCCTTAGCCTTAAGCAGACACACTCCTTTTCTCCAGAAGTAATTCTTTCCCTTGACCCGGAAGTCCTGAAAGAAGCTATCAGGCCGGCAGGTTATTACAACCAGAAAGCAGTGCGCCTGAAAAATCTTGCCTTCTGGTTTTTGGAACTTGAAGATCGAATTCCTGCACGTAAAGAGCTTCTTTCTTTAAAAGGCGTGGGTCCTGAAACTGCAGATTCTATTCTGCTCTATGCCTTCAAACAGCCTTCTTTTGTTGTTGATGCTTATACTAAAAGAATAGTGACAAACCTGGGTCTTGTTGACGAAAAGGCGGGCTACAATGAAATCAAAGCCCTGTTTGAAGAAAATTTGCTTGAAGACCTGGCTGTTTACCAGGAATATCATGCACTGCTTGTGGAGCATGCAAAGAGATATTATCAGAAAAAAAGCATTTGGACTAATGATGAGATACTAAAGTGTATATTGTAA
- a CDS encoding HD domain-containing protein — MYKGRNVYKGGFNSNSANKPSRSNQLEEGSSARLSVDKKPGKALRPEPLPLEDLYYIYEIERSHANNVARNALELFDILNSIHRLNPEMRNLVEIAALVHDAGVTADLENHHKAGRNILLLHPPLEVPERLRPVVAWTAFLHKKSVGKEKVEKLKGKDFGKMPEDLQNLTLKVAALVRLADALDYSRMESRFGKVTFGKQSIRFEIEGQGAVIDAERMAKKGDLWHLLYNTRLEFRPVPKK, encoded by the coding sequence GTGTATAAAGGAAGAAATGTGTATAAAGGGGGTTTTAATTCGAATTCGGCCAATAAACCTTCAAGAAGTAATCAGCTAGAGGAAGGTTCAAGCGCAAGGCTATCAGTAGATAAAAAACCTGGGAAAGCCCTTCGTCCCGAGCCTTTGCCTCTGGAAGATCTCTACTACATTTATGAAATTGAACGTAGCCATGCCAATAACGTGGCCAGAAACGCCCTAGAACTCTTTGACATTCTTAATTCAATACACAGACTGAACCCCGAAATGAGGAACCTGGTAGAAATCGCTGCTCTCGTTCACGATGCCGGCGTGACAGCAGATCTTGAAAACCATCACAAAGCAGGAAGGAACATTTTACTCCTTCACCCGCCTTTAGAAGTGCCCGAAAGACTCAGGCCTGTTGTTGCCTGGACTGCTTTCCTGCATAAAAAGAGTGTAGGTAAAGAGAAAGTTGAGAAACTTAAAGGAAAGGACTTCGGGAAAATGCCTGAGGATCTTCAGAACCTCACCCTTAAAGTAGCTGCCCTTGTCCGGCTTGCCGACGCCCTTGATTATAGCAGGATGGAAAGCAGGTTTGGAAAAGTTACCTTCGGGAAGCAAAGTATCAGATTCGAGATCGAAGGGCAAGGAGCTGTAATTGATGCAGAAAGAATGGCAAAGAAAGGCGATCTATGGCATCTTCTCTACAATACCCGGCTTGAGTTCAGGCCTGTACCGAAGAAGTAA
- a CDS encoding histidine phosphatase family protein codes for MGHLILVRHGEPGLKPEERLAGWVDISLSRKGIEEALQCAAELEKFELDLAFASNLVRTQETLFLILSGQKKTGVVVHEITGNEENPGKMAWYSYPEKLGKNLIPIYFTPSLNERYYGKLQGRKKQKIEEKYGAKKLASWRWNFQPGPPEGESLKVVYERAVPYFKEKILPAVKAGKNVLVCAHQGSLRALVKYIEGISDEDIREIRFSTGELAIYQYSEGKLTRENSEMSPETKKNL; via the coding sequence ATGGGTCATCTTATACTTGTCAGGCATGGAGAACCTGGCTTAAAGCCCGAGGAAAGGCTTGCCGGCTGGGTGGATATTTCTCTCAGCAGGAAAGGGATCGAAGAGGCTCTTCAATGTGCAGCAGAGCTTGAAAAGTTCGAACTGGACCTTGCTTTTGCCTCAAACCTTGTGCGGACGCAGGAAACACTTTTCTTAATATTGTCCGGGCAGAAGAAAACAGGGGTTGTTGTCCATGAGATAACAGGAAATGAAGAAAATCCAGGGAAAATGGCCTGGTACTCGTATCCTGAAAAGCTCGGTAAAAACCTTATTCCGATTTATTTCACGCCTTCTTTAAACGAGCGCTACTACGGGAAGCTCCAGGGCAGGAAAAAACAGAAAATAGAAGAAAAATACGGAGCCAAAAAACTTGCCTCATGGCGGTGGAACTTTCAGCCAGGCCCACCTGAAGGAGAAAGCCTCAAAGTCGTGTACGAACGTGCAGTGCCTTATTTCAAGGAGAAAATCCTGCCTGCCGTAAAGGCAGGGAAAAATGTGCTGGTCTGTGCCCACCAGGGCAGTCTGAGAGCTCTGGTAAAATATATAGAAGGGATTTCCGATGAGGATATCAGGGAAATCAGGTTTTCCACAGGCGAACTTGCGATATATCAGTATTCTGAGGGCAAGCTAACACGGGAAAACTCTGAGATGAGCCCTGAAACTAAAAAGAACCTCTAA
- a CDS encoding SagB/ThcOx family dehydrogenase produces MGNQGLTDLPMKVKLPEPEAADRSHIEELIAKRRSVRRYKDRELSESVISRLLWAAQGISSNGGLRTSPSAGALYPLEIHVVTGEDGKLEPGVYRYIPEGHTLVREIDGDMREKLSKAALLQPMIRNAPVSFVISAVYPRITGKYGSRGIRYAHMEAGHAAQNVCILGVELGIGTCTVGAFEDEEVRKVLKLPANEDPLYILPLGYM; encoded by the coding sequence ATGGGAAATCAGGGTCTTACAGACCTGCCAATGAAAGTCAAACTGCCTGAGCCAGAAGCTGCGGATAGAAGCCATATCGAGGAACTCATTGCAAAACGAAGGTCTGTAAGAAGATATAAAGACAGGGAACTCTCCGAGTCCGTTATTTCTCGCTTGCTCTGGGCTGCGCAGGGTATAAGTTCTAATGGCGGTTTAAGGACTTCACCATCAGCGGGTGCGCTTTATCCTCTTGAAATTCATGTAGTTACCGGAGAAGATGGAAAGCTTGAACCTGGGGTTTACAGATACATTCCCGAAGGCCATACTCTTGTCCGGGAAATTGACGGTGATATGAGGGAGAAACTTTCAAAAGCTGCTCTCTTACAGCCCATGATAAGAAATGCTCCCGTTTCATTTGTAATCTCCGCGGTTTATCCAAGGATAACAGGCAAATACGGCAGTCGAGGCATTCGTTATGCTCATATGGAAGCAGGGCACGCTGCACAGAACGTATGTATCCTGGGAGTGGAACTCGGGATAGGAACCTGTACAGTAGGAGCTTTTGAGGACGAAGAGGTAAGAAAAGTGCTTAAACTGCCAGCAAACGAAGATCCTCTCTATATTCTGCCTCTGGGTTACATGTGA
- a CDS encoding metal-sulfur cluster assembly factor — protein MRGDGTIVTKEEVIEVLKTCYDPEIPINIIDLGLVYGVEVERDRVQIKMTLTMPGCPMGELIIENVKRKVEAIEGVKEAKIELVWDPPWTPERISEEAMKRITK, from the coding sequence TTGAGGGGAGATGGTACCATCGTTACGAAAGAAGAAGTTATCGAAGTTCTAAAGACCTGCTACGACCCCGAAATTCCGATAAACATTATTGACCTTGGACTTGTTTATGGGGTAGAGGTAGAAAGGGATCGGGTCCAGATAAAAATGACTCTAACTATGCCTGGCTGTCCTATGGGAGAGCTCATTATAGAGAATGTAAAGCGAAAGGTCGAAGCAATAGAAGGAGTAAAAGAAGCAAAGATCGAGCTCGTTTGGGACCCACCGTGGACTCCTGAAAGGATTTCAGAAGAAGCAATGAAGCGGATTACAAAATAA
- a CDS encoding ferredoxin → MADNSDKVAENIPGPYYCDYNCIACNLCVDTAPENFKMNDDESNAYVYKQPEDDEEKELCEEALEACPVNAIGNDG, encoded by the coding sequence ATAGCCGATAATTCAGATAAAGTTGCTGAAAATATTCCAGGACCTTATTATTGTGACTACAACTGTATAGCCTGTAATCTCTGCGTGGATACTGCACCTGAAAATTTCAAGATGAATGACGACGAATCCAATGCCTACGTATATAAGCAGCCTGAAGACGACGAAGAAAAAGAACTTTGCGAAGAAGCGTTAGAAGCCTGCCCGGTTAACGCAATAGGAAATGACGGCTGA
- a CDS encoding winged helix-turn-helix domain-containing protein, producing MEIANENSETYYREELHSIKEEVTSLRNEFSRFLQKANQQHIEGMIEEMRKSFMRPMVDYLCEDASDRMHTRMTADCGMRDFCEKAFRDLLHETAGLVGRGRIEAETIKLYRDKLEEVKKESKTSNCSKCFSEVTNLFEKQVKLMRSLQIYEEKNEEEKKIDISEIEPEKLVTEVCEPVANRQRLLMLKALSGESKTFSELSKLTGLRGGNLLFHLQKLLETGMILQRNERGDYIITRKGYSTLQGLSRIYSEIENE from the coding sequence ATGGAAATAGCTAACGAAAATTCCGAGACTTATTACCGGGAAGAACTTCACTCTATTAAGGAAGAAGTAACATCCCTGCGGAACGAATTCTCACGGTTTTTGCAGAAGGCAAACCAGCAGCATATTGAAGGGATGATTGAGGAGATGAGAAAGAGCTTCATGAGGCCCATGGTAGACTATCTCTGTGAGGACGCAAGCGATAGGATGCATACCCGGATGACAGCAGACTGTGGGATGCGGGATTTTTGTGAAAAGGCTTTTCGTGATCTCTTGCATGAAACCGCAGGGCTTGTTGGAAGAGGCCGGATCGAAGCTGAAACCATAAAGCTTTATCGGGATAAGCTGGAAGAAGTAAAAAAGGAATCTAAAACCTCAAATTGCAGCAAGTGTTTTTCGGAAGTGACGAATCTTTTTGAAAAGCAGGTCAAACTTATGCGTTCGCTCCAGATCTATGAAGAAAAGAACGAAGAGGAGAAAAAAATAGACATTAGCGAAATCGAGCCCGAAAAACTGGTCACTGAAGTTTGCGAGCCGGTAGCAAACCGACAGCGCCTCTTGATGCTCAAAGCACTTTCAGGGGAAAGCAAAACATTTTCTGAACTTTCCAAACTTACAGGCCTGCGCGGCGGGAATCTGCTATTTCACCTTCAGAAACTCCTTGAAACAGGAATGATTTTACAGCGAAATGAACGGGGAGACTATATCATTACCAGGAAAGGTTACTCTACCCTGCAGGGGCTTTCCAGAATATATTCTGAAATTGAAAATGAATAA